One Terriglobia bacterium DNA segment encodes these proteins:
- a CDS encoding NADH-quinone oxidoreductase subunit J produces MHPVLFFIFAAVAVAGAVNLLAQKHPINSALSLIVVMGSLAVLYLLLGAEFVAAIQVIVYAGAVMVLFVFVIMLLNAGEEEHEGPGSRVAKIFGYPAVVLLAGLLTYVLTSRATPEQFVEIGRFVGSTKDIGRLLFRDFLLPFEVTSVLILIAIMGAVVLARRGEQ; encoded by the coding sequence ATTCATCCGGTCTTGTTCTTCATCTTCGCGGCGGTGGCGGTGGCAGGGGCGGTGAATCTGCTGGCGCAGAAGCATCCCATCAACAGCGCGCTGTCGCTGATCGTGGTGATGGGCTCGCTGGCCGTGCTTTACCTGCTGCTGGGAGCGGAGTTCGTGGCCGCCATCCAGGTGATCGTGTACGCCGGCGCGGTGATGGTGCTGTTCGTATTCGTGATCATGCTGCTCAACGCCGGCGAGGAAGAACACGAGGGCCCGGGCAGCCGTGTGGCCAAGATCTTTGGCTATCCGGCGGTGGTGCTGCTGGCCGGACTGCTCACCTACGTGCTGACCAGCCGCGCGACTCCCGAGCAGTTCGTCGAGATCGGGCGCTTCGTGGGCAGCACCAAGGACATCGGGCGCCTGCTCTTCCGCGACTTCCTGCTGCCCTTCGAGGTGACCTCGGTGCTGATCCTGATCGCCATCATGGGCGCCGTGGTCCTGGCCCGGAGAGGAGAACAGTAG
- the nuoK gene encoding NADH-quinone oxidoreductase subunit NuoK, translating into MVPVHYYLVLSAVLFSCGVVGFLIKRNIITIFMCIELMLNGVNLAFVAFAYEWHKLSGHVFVFFVMVVAAAEAAVGLAIIITVFRTRETLNVDRVNLLKL; encoded by the coding sequence ATGGTCCCTGTTCACTACTACCTAGTGCTGAGCGCGGTGCTGTTTTCCTGCGGCGTGGTCGGCTTCCTCATCAAGCGCAACATCATCACCATCTTCATGTGCATCGAGCTGATGCTCAACGGGGTGAACCTGGCCTTCGTGGCCTTTGCCTATGAGTGGCACAAACTGAGCGGGCACGTGTTCGTCTTTTTCGTCATGGTAGTGGCCGCGGCTGAGGCTGCGGTTGGTTTGGCGATCATCATCACTGTATTCCGGACTCGCGAGACCTTGAACGTCGACCGCGTCAATCTATTGAAGCTGTAG
- the nuoL gene encoding NADH-quinone oxidoreductase subunit L, producing MNLHVWLIPVLPLVGAAVNGLFGRHYSKKVVAAVGLAFVGLAFLWSVYAAIQFGNLPHDQLPYIETHLPWIQAGDFRADFGFYLDQLSLVMILVVSGVGFVIHIYSVGYMWEEGGFYRYFSYLNLFMFFMLTLVLANNYLLMFVGWEGVGLASYLLIGFFFLRDSAASAGKKAFIVNRIGDFGFLIALFLLIKHFGSLNYAEVFGAASHLTIEPVPGVLTAIAILMMVGAAGKSAQVPLYVWLPDAMEGPTPVSALIHAATMVTAGVYMVCRSNPIFSRSPEAMLVVAVVGCFTAFFAATIGMAQTDIKRVLAYSTVSQLGYMFLAAGVAAYSAAIFHLMTHAFFKALLFLAAGSVIHGLGGQQDMRNMGGLKKYMPVTFWTMTAATFAIAGFFPLSGFFSKDEILWQAYSSRHGHWLLWLIATVTALMTSFYMFRLWFLTFFGEYRGVEGAGHGQAPGQPIPEEARSAEPAVTEDSAEILIPAEYEKLVLREVKLRHGTVIKVEQTGDSKLLKATFPKGRMMYLEQDVKKVSNGRGTATLRFTDVVRASRPAAAPPPVHHGPHESPWVMLGPLVVLAIGSVIAGWIGWPQALGGSNHFEHFLSPAIQQVEQTAAEGHVEAASTEIAFMLISLGASALGLFFAWLLYYKRRELPAKITVQLGGLYDAVRNKYWVDEGYNTLFVQPLIEGSTRLLWRAIDVGAIDRSVNEAAEGAQALSGEVRQMQSGNIRSYAGWVAAGAAVALLYMIWAGGR from the coding sequence ATGAACCTTCATGTCTGGCTTATCCCGGTGCTGCCGCTGGTGGGCGCGGCCGTCAACGGGCTGTTCGGTCGGCACTACTCGAAGAAGGTAGTGGCGGCGGTCGGACTGGCGTTCGTGGGACTGGCATTCCTCTGGTCCGTGTACGCGGCCATCCAGTTCGGGAACCTGCCGCACGATCAGCTGCCCTACATCGAGACCCACTTGCCGTGGATCCAGGCGGGCGACTTCCGCGCGGACTTTGGCTTCTACCTCGACCAGCTCTCCCTAGTTATGATCCTGGTGGTCAGCGGCGTCGGTTTCGTCATTCATATCTACTCGGTCGGCTACATGTGGGAAGAGGGCGGGTTCTACCGTTATTTCTCGTACCTGAACCTGTTCATGTTCTTCATGCTGACCCTGGTGCTGGCGAACAACTACCTGCTGATGTTCGTCGGTTGGGAAGGCGTGGGCCTGGCGTCGTACCTGCTGATCGGGTTCTTCTTCCTGCGCGACTCAGCCGCCAGCGCCGGCAAGAAGGCGTTCATCGTCAACCGCATCGGCGACTTCGGTTTCCTGATCGCGCTGTTCCTCCTTATCAAGCACTTCGGCTCGCTGAACTACGCGGAAGTGTTCGGAGCGGCCTCGCACCTGACGATTGAGCCCGTGCCCGGCGTGCTGACCGCGATCGCCATCCTGATGATGGTGGGCGCGGCTGGAAAGTCGGCGCAGGTCCCACTCTACGTCTGGCTGCCCGACGCCATGGAAGGCCCGACGCCGGTTTCGGCGCTGATCCACGCCGCCACCATGGTCACCGCGGGCGTCTACATGGTTTGCCGCTCCAACCCCATCTTCAGCCGCTCGCCGGAGGCGATGCTGGTAGTGGCCGTCGTCGGCTGCTTCACCGCGTTCTTCGCAGCCACCATCGGCATGGCCCAGACTGACATCAAGCGCGTGCTCGCCTACTCCACCGTGTCGCAGCTCGGATACATGTTCCTGGCGGCGGGTGTCGCTGCGTATTCGGCGGCCATCTTCCACCTGATGACCCACGCGTTTTTCAAGGCGCTGCTCTTCCTCGCCGCAGGCTCCGTCATCCACGGCCTTGGCGGACAGCAGGACATGCGCAACATGGGCGGACTCAAGAAGTACATGCCAGTCACTTTCTGGACCATGACCGCTGCCACCTTCGCCATCGCCGGCTTCTTCCCCCTGTCGGGCTTCTTCTCCAAAGACGAGATCCTGTGGCAGGCCTATTCCAGCCGGCACGGCCACTGGCTGCTGTGGCTGATCGCGACTGTCACCGCGCTAATGACCTCCTTCTACATGTTCCGCCTCTGGTTCCTGACCTTCTTCGGCGAGTACCGCGGCGTCGAGGGTGCGGGCCACGGCCAAGCGCCAGGGCAGCCCATCCCCGAGGAAGCGAGATCTGCCGAACCGGCCGTCACCGAGGACTCCGCGGAGATCCTGATCCCCGCCGAGTATGAAAAGCTCGTCCTCCGCGAAGTGAAGTTGCGTCATGGAACGGTCATCAAGGTCGAGCAGACCGGCGATTCGAAGCTGCTGAAGGCCACCTTCCCAAAAGGCCGCATGATGTATCTGGAACAGGACGTCAAGAAGGTCAGCAACGGGAGGGGGACCGCGACCCTGCGTTTCACCGATGTGGTCCGTGCTTCCAGGCCGGCAGCGGCTCCGCCCCCTGTCCACCATGGGCCGCACGAAAGTCCCTGGGTGATGCTCGGTCCGCTGGTCGTGCTGGCCATCGGCAGCGTGATCGCCGGATGGATCGGCTGGCCGCAGGCGCTGGGCGGCTCGAACCACTTCGAACACTTCCTCTCTCCTGCGATCCAGCAGGTGGAACAGACCGCCGCCGAGGGGCACGTTGAGGCTGCATCGACCGAGATCGCGTTCATGCTGATCTCTCTGGGCGCGTCGGCGCTGGGCCTGTTCTTCGCCTGGCTGCTCTACTACAAGCGGCGCGAGCTGCCCGCGAAGATCACGGTCCAGCTGGGTGGCCTCTACGACGCGGTGCGCAACAAATACTGGGTGGACGAAGGCTACAACACGCTCTTCGTCCAGCCGCTGATCGAAGGCTCGACTCGCCTGCTCTGGCGCGCCATTGACGTGGGCGCCATCGACCGCTCTGTCAACGAAGCCGCCGAAGGCGCGCAAGCGCTTTCCGGCGAGGTGCGCCAGATGCAATCCGGCAACATCCGCTCCTACGCCGGATGGGTGGCTGCCGGCGCCGCCGTCGCGCTGCTCTACATGATCTGGGCAGGTGGGCGATGA
- a CDS encoding NADH-quinone oxidoreductase subunit M — protein sequence MSPQDLNGIILTLVTFLPTAGALLLLLFPRRDSSIRSFALIISVINFILSLHLPIYFDNARAGFQYRIDLPWIATPNIHYHLGVDGISIWLVVLTTFLVPLGVLVSWKSVHERVKEFFILFLLLETAMIGVFVSLDLFLFYFFWEASLIPMALLIGMYGHERRVYAAVKFFLFTMIGSVFMLAAIIWLYVKVGSFDFLTIQAALRAERIPGIWTASEWLFLGFFIAFAVKVPLFPLHTWLPDAHVEAPTAGSVLLAGVLLKMGTYGLLRFNVGLFPAQSREHAPWIVTLAIIGIIYGALVAMVQPNMKKLIAYSSVSHLGFVVLGIFTFTQAGVDGAVYQMLNHGVSTGALFMLAGMIYERRHTYEIKDYGGLATPMPVYATFFLVITLSSIGLPLLNGFVGEFLVLSGAFKAKAVYGILGATGVIWSACYMLWMYQRAFFGKVTSEANRAVPDIDVRERIALWPTAIAALAMGVAPPIWFASIDPAVRIALGPLAQQIGRLVGQ from the coding sequence ATGAGCCCGCAAGACCTGAACGGGATCATCCTGACGCTGGTCACGTTCCTGCCGACCGCGGGCGCGCTGCTGCTCCTGCTCTTTCCCCGGCGCGACAGCAGTATCCGCTCCTTCGCGCTCATCATCTCGGTCATCAACTTCATCCTCTCCCTGCACCTGCCCATCTACTTCGACAATGCGCGCGCGGGCTTTCAGTACCGCATCGACCTGCCGTGGATCGCCACGCCCAACATCCACTACCACCTCGGCGTGGACGGCATCTCCATATGGCTGGTGGTGCTGACCACTTTCCTGGTGCCCTTGGGCGTGCTGGTCTCGTGGAAGTCGGTCCACGAGCGCGTCAAGGAATTCTTCATCCTCTTCCTGCTGCTGGAGACGGCGATGATCGGCGTCTTCGTCAGCCTCGATCTCTTCCTGTTCTATTTCTTCTGGGAAGCGTCTTTGATCCCCATGGCGCTGCTCATCGGCATGTACGGACACGAGCGGCGCGTGTACGCCGCGGTGAAATTCTTTCTGTTCACGATGATCGGCTCGGTTTTCATGCTGGCGGCCATCATCTGGCTGTACGTGAAGGTTGGCAGCTTCGATTTCCTCACCATCCAGGCGGCGCTCCGGGCGGAGCGGATCCCGGGCATCTGGACGGCCTCCGAGTGGCTCTTCCTCGGCTTCTTCATCGCCTTTGCAGTGAAGGTGCCGCTGTTCCCGCTGCACACCTGGTTGCCCGATGCGCACGTCGAAGCCCCGACCGCAGGCTCCGTGCTGCTGGCCGGCGTCCTGCTGAAGATGGGAACTTACGGCCTGCTGCGCTTCAACGTCGGGCTCTTCCCCGCCCAGTCGCGCGAGCACGCGCCCTGGATCGTCACCCTGGCCATCATCGGCATCATCTACGGCGCGCTGGTGGCCATGGTTCAGCCCAACATGAAGAAGCTGATCGCCTACTCCTCGGTCAGCCACCTCGGCTTCGTGGTGCTCGGCATCTTCACCTTTACCCAGGCGGGCGTGGACGGCGCGGTCTACCAGATGCTGAACCACGGCGTCTCCACCGGCGCGCTGTTCATGCTCGCCGGCATGATCTACGAGCGCCGCCACACTTACGAGATCAAGGACTACGGCGGCCTGGCCACTCCCATGCCGGTGTACGCCACCTTCTTTCTGGTGATCACGCTGTCGTCCATCGGCCTGCCGCTGCTGAACGGATTTGTCGGCGAGTTCCTGGTGTTGAGCGGCGCCTTCAAGGCCAAAGCCGTCTACGGCATCCTGGGCGCTACGGGCGTCATCTGGAGCGCGTGTTACATGCTGTGGATGTACCAGCGCGCATTCTTCGGAAAGGTGACCAGCGAAGCGAACCGCGCGGTGCCCGACATTGACGTGCGCGAACGCATCGCGCTCTGGCCGACGGCGATCGCCGCGCTGGCCATGGGCGTCGCGCCACCCATCTGGTTCGCCTCCATCGACCCGGCGGTCCGCATCGCGCTCGGGCCTCTCGCTCAGCAGATCGGAAGATTGGTGGGCCAATGA
- a CDS encoding NADH-quinone oxidoreductase subunit N, with protein MIPAEEYIRLLPEIVLTLFGIIVMIADPLLDHKASRKPLGIVAFVGTLCALAATLYQADNLGPAFFSLVRVDDFSVFFHLVIELIAAVVILASLDYLDTQHIRAGEFYALILFGSVGMVLMSSAMELVLIFVALEISSISTYILAGFRRRVATSTESSLKYFLLGSFATAFFLYGVALMFGATGSTSIPDIADVLRSGHTSTLVYTAVAMMFVGLGFKVASAPFHVWTPDVYEGAPAPVVALMSTAPKAAVFAVMLRIFFMASAPGWFWMVWVSAVLSMFIGNIGALVQTNVKRMLAYSSIAHAGYLLIAFAAAQEIGISAAMFYTASYAAMNVGAFAVVGHFAGAGERYVSIEDYAGLGRRYPLLAAILTVFLLSLIGIPVTGGFFAKFYVFSAALKSNLVWLTILGVINSAIAAYYYLRVIVVMYMRESEVEEEVAPVSPALGAALAVSVLATLYLGVLPGRVLQFAQSSARQLLK; from the coding sequence ATGATCCCGGCCGAAGAGTACATCCGCCTGCTGCCGGAGATCGTGCTCACCCTGTTCGGCATCATCGTGATGATCGCCGACCCGCTGCTCGACCATAAAGCTTCGCGCAAACCGCTGGGCATCGTCGCCTTCGTCGGCACGCTCTGCGCGCTCGCGGCCACGCTCTACCAGGCCGACAACCTCGGACCGGCGTTCTTCTCCCTGGTCCGCGTGGACGACTTCAGCGTCTTCTTCCACCTGGTGATCGAACTGATCGCCGCGGTCGTGATCCTGGCCTCGCTCGACTATCTCGACACACAGCACATCCGCGCCGGCGAGTTCTACGCCCTGATCCTGTTCGGCAGCGTCGGCATGGTGCTGATGTCGTCGGCCATGGAACTGGTGCTCATCTTCGTCGCGCTGGAGATCTCGTCCATCTCCACCTACATCCTGGCCGGCTTCCGCCGACGCGTCGCCACCAGCACCGAATCGTCCCTGAAGTATTTCCTGCTGGGATCGTTCGCCACCGCCTTCTTCCTCTACGGCGTGGCGTTGATGTTCGGCGCCACCGGCTCCACCAGCATCCCGGACATCGCCGACGTTCTGCGCTCCGGCCACACCTCCACCCTGGTCTACACCGCCGTCGCCATGATGTTCGTCGGCCTCGGCTTCAAGGTCGCCTCCGCGCCTTTCCACGTGTGGACCCCGGACGTCTACGAAGGCGCGCCTGCGCCGGTGGTCGCGCTGATGTCCACCGCGCCCAAAGCGGCGGTGTTCGCCGTCATGCTGCGCATCTTCTTCATGGCCTCGGCGCCGGGTTGGTTCTGGATGGTGTGGGTCTCGGCGGTGCTTTCCATGTTCATCGGCAACATCGGCGCCCTGGTGCAGACCAACGTCAAGCGTATGCTGGCCTACTCGTCCATCGCGCACGCCGGCTACCTGCTGATCGCGTTCGCTGCGGCCCAGGAAATAGGCATCTCGGCGGCGATGTTCTACACCGCGTCCTACGCGGCGATGAACGTGGGCGCCTTCGCCGTGGTCGGCCACTTCGCCGGCGCCGGCGAGCGCTACGTCAGCATCGAGGACTACGCCGGCCTGGGCAGACGCTATCCCTTGCTGGCCGCAATCCTCACCGTGTTCCTGCTGTCGTTGATCGGGATTCCTGTGACCGGCGGCTTCTTCGCCAAGTTCTACGTGTTCAGCGCGGCGCTCAAGTCGAACCTGGTTTGGCTGACCATCCTCGGCGTCATCAACAGCGCCATCGCCGCGTACTACTACCTGCGCGTGATCGTGGTGATGTACATGCGTGAGTCGGAGGTGGAGGAAGAGGTTGCACCCGTCTCCCCGGCGCTCGGGGCCGCGCTCGCCGTTAGCGTGCTGGCGACCCTCTACTTGGGCGTTCTCCCAGGCCGCGTCTTGCAATTCGCGCAATCCAGCGCCCGGCAGCTCCTGAAATGA
- a CDS encoding ABC transporter ATP-binding protein has product MPAVLEFDRVSKLYRSFFRGQTVRALDDFSLTIEAGEIFGFLGPNGAGKTTAIHLALGFMRPSRGSGRMLGRPFGHAPTRARVGFLAENVALYHRPALKLVRFYGALNGLHDPHLAQRAREVLETLELDSDSDRNVGKFSRGMLQRVGLAQALVNDPELLILDEPTAALDPLARIAVRELLLAAKQAGKTVFLSSHLLSEIELICDRVAILHRGRIARSGRTSELLESREKLRVTARGISASAFAGAEAVDGLVRFTVAASEQRAVLEKVWSLGGEVVSLYPEKKSLEQIFVELTSGEEGRS; this is encoded by the coding sequence ATGCCTGCCGTCCTCGAATTCGACCGGGTTTCGAAGTTGTATCGCTCCTTTTTCCGCGGCCAGACCGTGCGGGCGCTCGACGATTTCTCTCTGACGATCGAAGCGGGCGAGATTTTCGGGTTTCTCGGTCCCAACGGAGCGGGGAAGACCACGGCCATCCATCTGGCGCTGGGATTCATGCGCCCCAGCCGCGGCTCCGGGCGGATGCTCGGGCGGCCCTTCGGACACGCGCCCACCCGCGCCCGCGTCGGATTCCTGGCCGAGAACGTCGCACTTTACCACCGTCCCGCACTCAAGCTGGTGCGCTTCTACGGCGCACTGAACGGGCTGCACGACCCACACCTGGCACAGCGTGCCCGCGAGGTGCTGGAGACGCTGGAGCTCGACTCCGACTCGGACCGCAACGTGGGCAAGTTTTCCCGGGGCATGCTGCAGCGGGTCGGGCTGGCACAGGCGCTGGTGAATGATCCGGAGCTGCTCATCCTGGACGAGCCCACCGCGGCGCTGGACCCGCTGGCGCGCATCGCCGTCCGCGAGCTCCTGCTGGCCGCCAAGCAAGCGGGGAAGACCGTGTTCCTCAGCTCGCACCTGCTGTCGGAGATCGAGTTGATCTGCGACCGGGTCGCGATCCTGCATCGCGGCCGGATCGCGCGCTCCGGCCGCACCTCGGAGCTGCTGGAATCGCGCGAGAAGTTGCGCGTCACCGCTCGGGGAATCTCCGCCTCAGCGTTTGCCGGCGCCGAAGCTGTCGACGGGCTGGTGCGGTTCACTGTTGCGGCATCGGAGCAGCGCGCTGTGCTGGAGAAGGTCTGGTCGCTGGGCGGCGAAGTGGTCTCCCTCTACCCGGAGAAGAAGTCGCTGGAGCAGATCTTCGTCGAGTTGACCTCGGGCGAGGAGGGACGCTCGTGA
- a CDS encoding ATP synthase F0 subunit C, translated as MRKTMMYVFLVMAALCFAMPVYAQGEPAAAAGTNWVAITSGFAMAIASAVCGIGQSRATAAACEGLARNPAARPGIQLSLILGLALIESLALYTLVIIFAKVK; from the coding sequence ATGCGCAAAACGATGATGTACGTCTTCCTGGTCATGGCGGCGCTATGCTTTGCCATGCCCGTGTACGCCCAGGGTGAGCCTGCCGCCGCGGCGGGAACGAACTGGGTGGCCATCACTTCCGGCTTCGCCATGGCGATCGCCTCCGCAGTATGCGGGATCGGCCAGTCGCGGGCGACAGCCGCCGCCTGCGAAGGGCTGGCCCGTAATCCAGCCGCCCGCCCGGGTATCCAGCTCTCACTGATTCTCGGCCTGGCGCTGATCGAATCCCTGGCCCTCTACACCCTGGTGATCATCTTCGCCAAAGTGAAGTGA
- the atpB gene encoding F0F1 ATP synthase subunit A — protein MEQLPFTALLNKFFGGIALSLLNALGIHPQHPEAPISNFVAMEILVALILVGFFLLVRSRLSVESPGGLQHVMEGIHGFVQGQSQEIIGHHSEAYTPFLVTLGLFILGCNLLGLLPAFESPTANPSVPLGCAICAFAYYNFSGMRKQGVLHYLKHFAGPMPLLAPLMIPIELISHSARMLSLTIRLFANIFAGDMVTLVFFSLVPVGVPIIFLGLHIGVSFLQAYIFVLLTTVYLAGAVAEEH, from the coding sequence ATGGAACAACTGCCGTTCACAGCACTGCTAAACAAATTTTTCGGCGGGATCGCCCTCTCGCTCCTGAACGCCCTCGGTATCCATCCCCAGCATCCGGAAGCGCCCATCTCCAACTTCGTGGCCATGGAGATCCTGGTGGCGCTGATCCTGGTGGGGTTCTTCCTGTTGGTGCGTTCGCGCCTGTCGGTGGAGAGCCCGGGCGGGCTGCAGCACGTGATGGAGGGCATCCACGGCTTCGTCCAGGGCCAGAGCCAGGAGATCATCGGCCATCACAGCGAGGCCTACACGCCATTCCTGGTGACGCTGGGCCTGTTCATCCTGGGCTGCAACCTGCTCGGCCTGTTGCCGGCGTTCGAATCGCCCACCGCGAATCCATCGGTGCCGCTGGGGTGCGCCATTTGCGCCTTCGCGTACTACAACTTCTCGGGCATGCGGAAGCAGGGCGTGCTGCACTACCTGAAGCACTTTGCCGGGCCGATGCCGCTGCTGGCGCCGCTAATGATCCCCATCGAGCTCATCAGCCACAGCGCCCGCATGCTGTCGCTCACCATCCGTCTTTTCGCCAACATCTTCGCGGGCGACATGGTGACCCTGGTTTTCTTCTCCCTGGTGCCGGTGGGAGTCCCGATCATCTTCCTGGGGCTGCACATCGGCGTGTCGTTCTTGCAGGCATATATTTTTGTGCTACTGACCACCGTGTACCTGGCGGGAGCAGTGGCGGAAGAGCACTGA
- a CDS encoding ATP synthase subunit I codes for MGEETISQRSEDFYSGAYGRIVRLMVVLGISLTGGAYLRFGGIVAAGFAVGCAIAMLNFHWLKTVASALVERAATTGKSQSSKGIVGRFLFRYLLVAGAAYVIFRVSLASLYGLLAGLFLPVAAILIEAVYELYVAVRRGE; via the coding sequence GTGGGCGAAGAAACCATCTCGCAGAGATCCGAGGATTTTTACTCCGGCGCCTACGGGCGGATCGTCCGCCTGATGGTGGTGCTGGGGATCTCGCTGACGGGAGGCGCCTATCTCCGCTTTGGGGGCATCGTAGCGGCAGGGTTCGCCGTGGGATGCGCCATCGCCATGCTCAATTTCCACTGGCTGAAGACGGTGGCCAGCGCCCTGGTCGAGCGTGCCGCCACTACCGGTAAGTCGCAGTCCAGCAAGGGGATAGTAGGCCGGTTTCTGTTCCGCTACCTGTTGGTCGCGGGGGCTGCGTATGTTATATTCAGAGTTTCTTTAGCCAGTCTTTACGGGCTCCTGGCGGGCCTGTTTCTCCCGGTCGCGGCAATCCTGATCGAGGCAGTGTACGAGTTATACGTGGCGGTGCGCCGCGGGGAGTAG
- a CDS encoding AtpZ/AtpI family protein codes for MPEDKKNAWLQASRFVELGVLLPAATFVGWLIGAALDKWLHTTWIYLVGLILGIVAGFVQLIRTVLAAERKE; via the coding sequence ATGCCCGAGGACAAGAAGAACGCGTGGCTGCAGGCGAGCCGCTTCGTCGAGCTCGGCGTCCTGTTGCCCGCAGCGACCTTCGTCGGGTGGTTGATCGGAGCTGCGCTGGACAAGTGGCTGCACACCACGTGGATCTATCTCGTCGGGTTGATCCTGGGGATCGTGGCGGGGTTTGTGCAGCTCATAAGAACGGTCCTCGCCGCCGAAAGGAAAGAGTGA
- a CDS encoding NADH-quinone oxidoreductase subunit N, with protein sequence MPGSFSNFFASSDYTLALPILLLTMFALGILLIDLMLPAEWKRLNAVTALIGLAFATVALITRIHVPYNAMASQGVPLGAFLRGFGGAVRMDPFAMYFCYLFLAGAAITILMSVRYLEIENESHGEFYALILLSVIGMMGMAMGMDLIMLFISLELMALSTYVLVGFLRRDKRSNEASLKYLLLGAFSSGIFAYGLSLLYGLSGSTNLNVIAGMLGRVLRNNPHSPIVILALLTTSVGLFFKIAAVPFHQWAPDAYEGAPTSITGFMSVAGKAAAWALLLRIFLWALPAVRPLYLPLLVFVAIATMTGGNLAALTQTNLKRLFAYSSIAHVGYMLLGLIAGDAYSPSATGIKGILFYLMVYTFMNLGVFAVLTSLRRREIIGDEIDDIAGLYFKAPVEAMLMVVFLLSLAGIPPLAGFYGKYFIFLSLIETGHYGLASIAVLYVAVAMYYYLRVTNAMLMRPAVDTEPVHISPGMGAALAITAAATIGIGLLPDVFIRLTNWSIGIAQTAASVAQNVR encoded by the coding sequence ATGCCAGGTAGCTTCTCCAATTTTTTCGCCAGCTCCGACTACACGCTCGCACTGCCCATCCTGCTGCTGACGATGTTCGCGCTGGGCATCCTGCTCATCGATCTGATGCTGCCGGCGGAATGGAAGCGGTTGAACGCGGTCACGGCGCTGATCGGCCTCGCCTTCGCCACAGTCGCACTCATCACGCGCATACACGTTCCGTACAACGCGATGGCCAGCCAGGGAGTGCCGCTCGGAGCGTTCCTGCGCGGCTTCGGCGGCGCAGTGCGCATGGACCCCTTCGCCATGTACTTCTGCTACCTGTTCCTGGCCGGAGCGGCGATCACCATCCTGATGTCGGTGAGGTATCTCGAGATCGAGAACGAGAGCCATGGGGAGTTCTACGCGCTGATCCTGCTCTCCGTCATCGGCATGATGGGCATGGCCATGGGCATGGACCTGATCATGCTGTTCATCAGCCTGGAGCTGATGGCCCTCTCGACCTACGTGCTGGTGGGATTCTTGCGGCGCGACAAGCGCTCGAACGAGGCGTCGCTGAAGTACCTGCTGCTGGGGGCATTCTCCTCGGGGATCTTCGCCTACGGCCTGTCGCTGCTGTACGGGTTGTCGGGGAGCACCAACCTGAACGTCATCGCGGGGATGCTGGGCCGCGTCCTGCGGAACAATCCGCACAGCCCGATCGTGATCCTGGCGCTGCTGACCACGTCGGTCGGGCTATTCTTCAAGATCGCCGCGGTGCCCTTCCACCAGTGGGCGCCGGACGCGTACGAGGGCGCGCCAACCTCGATCACCGGATTCATGTCGGTGGCGGGCAAGGCGGCGGCCTGGGCGCTGCTGCTGCGGATCTTCCTTTGGGCGCTGCCGGCGGTTCGGCCCCTCTACCTGCCCCTGCTGGTGTTCGTGGCCATCGCCACCATGACCGGCGGCAACCTGGCGGCGCTGACACAGACCAATCTCAAGCGCCTGTTCGCCTACTCCTCGATCGCCCACGTCGGCTACATGCTGCTGGGCCTGATCGCGGGCGACGCCTATAGCCCCAGCGCCACCGGGATCAAGGGCATCCTGTTTTACCTGATGGTGTACACGTTCATGAACCTGGGGGTGTTCGCGGTGCTGACGTCGCTGCGGCGGCGGGAGATCATCGGTGACGAGATCGACGACATCGCGGGCCTGTACTTCAAGGCGCCGGTGGAAGCGATGCTGATGGTGGTGTTCCTGCTGTCGCTGGCCGGCATTCCTCCGCTGGCCGGGTTCTACGGAAAGTACTTCATCTTCCTGTCGCTGATCGAGACCGGACACTATGGGCTGGCTTCGATTGCCGTGCTCTACGTTGCGGTGGCGATGTATTACTACCTGCGGGTCACCAACGCGATGCTGATGCGACCGGCGGTGGACACGGAGCCGGTCCACATCTCGCCCGGAATGGGCGCGGCGCTGGCCATCACCGCCGCAGCCACGATCGGCATCGGGCTCCTGCCTGATGTTTTCATCCGGCTAACGAACTGGAGCATCGGGATCGCGCAAACGGCGGCGTCCGTGGCGCAGAACGTGCGCTAG